One genomic region from Ralstonia pseudosolanacearum encodes:
- a CDS encoding IS5 family transposase produces MKQADLGLNLSTKRTRKREFLEEMARVVPWADLVMLIAPYAPEGKRGRPPFAVETMLRIHFLQQWFGLSDPAMEEALHDVPLYREFAGLDNWTTRLPDESTILRFRHLLEKHKLAAEMLALVNEMLRGKGLMLKAGTVVDATLISAPSSTKNASGERDPEMHQSKKGNQWYFGMKAHIGVDAESGLVHTVRGTAGNVNDVVEANSLLHGEETDAFGDAGYQGAHKRPDARAGVRWHVAMKPGKRRALSKDRPLDGLIDQIEHAKASIRAKVEHPFRVIKRQFGYAKVRYRGLRKNTAQLMTLFALSNLWMVRGKLHGATA; encoded by the coding sequence ATGAAACAAGCCGACCTTGGACTGAACTTGTCGACCAAACGCACGCGCAAGCGTGAGTTTCTGGAAGAGATGGCCCGTGTGGTGCCATGGGCCGATCTGGTGATGCTGATCGCGCCCTACGCGCCCGAAGGCAAGCGCGGTCGGCCGCCGTTTGCCGTGGAGACGATGCTGCGCATCCACTTTCTGCAACAGTGGTTCGGCCTGTCTGACCCGGCGATGGAAGAGGCGCTGCACGACGTGCCGCTGTACCGCGAGTTTGCGGGGCTGGACAACTGGACCACGCGGCTGCCCGACGAGAGCACGATTCTGCGCTTCCGTCATCTGCTGGAGAAGCACAAGCTGGCGGCCGAGATGCTGGCGCTGGTCAACGAGATGCTGCGCGGCAAGGGGCTGATGCTCAAGGCCGGCACGGTGGTGGATGCCACGCTGATCAGCGCACCGAGCTCGACCAAGAATGCATCGGGCGAACGCGATCCAGAGATGCATCAGAGCAAGAAAGGCAACCAGTGGTACTTCGGCATGAAGGCGCATATCGGTGTGGACGCCGAATCTGGGCTGGTGCACACAGTGCGGGGCACGGCGGGCAACGTGAACGACGTGGTCGAAGCCAACAGCCTGTTGCACGGTGAGGAAACCGATGCCTTTGGCGACGCGGGCTATCAGGGGGCACACAAGCGCCCGGATGCCAGGGCTGGCGTGAGGTGGCATGTGGCAATGAAGCCCGGCAAGCGCCGGGCGTTGAGCAAGGACCGCCCGCTGGACGGGTTGATTGACCAAATCGAGCACGCCAAGGCCAGCATCCGGGCCAAGGTCGAGCATCCGTTCCGGGTGATCAAGAGGCAGTTCGGTTACGCCAAGGTCCGCTACCGGGGGTTGAGGAAGAACACCGCGCAGCTCATGACCTTGTTCGCGCTTTCCAATCTGTGGATGGTGCGCGGCAAGTTGCATGGAGCGACCGCATGA
- a CDS encoding universal stress protein has product MYDRILIAVDGSPTADRALDEAIQLALKLDAELVIAHVIDNSYLKYDVGYIDIGGFTEMLIESGKQIVASAKAKAEKAGVRAKGRVVDDPIGSFDIGFAIEQTAQDVGAQAIVLGTHGRRGFRRLFLGSVAESVVRQSMLPVLLVRAVPHETEHTVTEPLTHLAVA; this is encoded by the coding sequence ATGTACGACAGGATTCTGATAGCGGTGGACGGCAGCCCTACGGCGGATCGTGCTTTGGATGAGGCGATCCAACTCGCGCTCAAGCTCGATGCTGAACTCGTCATTGCCCACGTGATCGACAACAGCTACCTCAAGTACGACGTCGGCTATATCGATATCGGCGGGTTCACCGAAATGCTGATCGAATCGGGTAAGCAGATTGTGGCGAGCGCGAAAGCCAAGGCAGAGAAGGCTGGTGTGCGTGCCAAGGGGAGGGTCGTGGACGACCCGATCGGCAGCTTCGATATCGGTTTCGCCATTGAGCAGACAGCCCAAGACGTTGGCGCACAGGCGATCGTGCTGGGCACGCACGGCCGACGCGGCTTTCGGCGCCTGTTCCTGGGCAGCGTGGCCGAGAGCGTCGTACGGCAGAGCATGCTGCCGGTGCTGCTGGTGCGTGCTGTTCCGCACGAAACCGAGCACACCGTCACCGAACCGCTCACGCACCTCGCCGTTGCCTAG
- a CDS encoding TraR/DksA family transcriptional regulator: MTRFTEAQWKRLIAPLDEQEARGKRQLATLRAATKPVLREGPIEHAELADQEAGDQTNDVMPAHYRNELAQIDAARERMQAHRYGICADCGEAIPFLRLQAQPTVLRCLTCQAARERKWA; this comes from the coding sequence ATGACCCGTTTTACCGAGGCGCAATGGAAGCGGCTCATCGCGCCGCTCGATGAGCAAGAGGCGCGTGGAAAGCGCCAATTGGCGACCCTCCGCGCGGCGACCAAACCGGTGCTCCGCGAGGGACCCATCGAACATGCAGAACTGGCGGACCAGGAAGCGGGCGACCAGACGAACGACGTCATGCCCGCACACTACCGAAATGAATTGGCGCAGATCGACGCTGCGCGAGAACGGATGCAGGCGCATCGGTACGGCATCTGCGCCGATTGCGGCGAGGCGATTCCGTTTTTACGCCTGCAAGCCCAGCCGACCGTTCTGCGCTGTCTGACCTGTCAGGCGGCGCGCGAGCGCAAATGGGCCTAG
- a CDS encoding universal stress protein, with product MTYASVMVHLDRSERAMHRLELAIRYAQAHHARLIAVYASFAPSPNWFYMMEGVGRYWEEDRNRRDGVRDVVHERFRDATKALPLETEWRSVDGDPVALVLREAREADLLIVGQRDPADPESFVAADFVETLIIEAGRPVLVVPYAGSFTTVAQRLLVAWNGGRESARALHDAIPLMPEATVHVLQMMDGHPRHWAEETTLGQVARALKAHGVDSTVEEASCAGPDVAIGEMLLSRAADFNADLIVMGAYGHSRLRELVLGGVTRTLLNTMTVPVLMSH from the coding sequence ATGACCTATGCCAGCGTGATGGTGCATTTGGACCGTAGCGAGCGTGCAATGCACCGTCTGGAACTCGCCATACGTTACGCGCAGGCGCACCACGCACGACTGATCGCCGTGTATGCCAGCTTTGCGCCGAGCCCGAACTGGTTTTACATGATGGAAGGTGTGGGGCGCTACTGGGAGGAAGACCGCAATCGACGGGATGGCGTTCGAGATGTCGTGCACGAGCGCTTTCGTGATGCCACCAAAGCGCTGCCCTTGGAGACCGAGTGGCGGTCGGTCGATGGGGATCCGGTTGCTTTGGTGCTGCGCGAAGCCCGCGAGGCGGATCTGCTGATCGTCGGGCAGCGGGATCCGGCGGACCCGGAGAGCTTTGTCGCCGCCGATTTCGTTGAGACCCTGATTATCGAAGCGGGCCGTCCGGTACTGGTTGTGCCGTATGCCGGCAGCTTCACGACCGTGGCGCAGCGATTGCTGGTGGCCTGGAACGGTGGACGTGAGTCGGCACGTGCGCTGCACGACGCCATACCGTTGATGCCGGAAGCCACCGTGCACGTGCTGCAGATGATGGACGGCCACCCGCGCCACTGGGCGGAGGAAACGACGCTCGGTCAGGTCGCCCGTGCGCTGAAGGCGCACGGTGTCGATTCCACGGTGGAAGAGGCGAGTTGCGCGGGTCCCGACGTGGCGATCGGCGAGATGCTGTTGTCGCGCGCTGCCGACTTCAATGCTGACTTGATCGTGATGGGCGCCTACGGACATAGCCGCCTTCGCGAACTCGTGCTTGGCGGGGTCACTCGCACCCTGCTGAACACGATGACGGTGCCGGTCTTGATGTCTCACTGA
- a CDS encoding BON domain-containing protein, with translation MKNDIQLKCDVEEELQWDPAVDADRFAVAVKNGVVTISGSVDTFADKHAAEEAIRRVAGVTALVVHVDVHVPTDMRRPDEEIAQAIGDALRWSTSVPADTIRVTVEDGGP, from the coding sequence ATGAAAAACGATATCCAGCTCAAGTGCGACGTGGAGGAAGAACTGCAATGGGATCCAGCGGTGGACGCAGATCGTTTTGCTGTTGCCGTCAAGAACGGCGTTGTCACGATTTCGGGTAGCGTCGATACCTTTGCAGACAAGCATGCGGCAGAAGAGGCCATCCGGCGTGTGGCGGGTGTGACGGCGCTCGTCGTGCATGTCGACGTACATGTGCCGACCGACATGCGGCGTCCTGATGAAGAGATCGCCCAAGCTATTGGCGATGCGCTGCGCTGGAGCACGTCCGTGCCGGCGGACACCATTCGCGTCACCGTCGAAGATGGGGGGCCGTGA
- a CDS encoding BON domain-containing protein, with the protein MTLRGEVDQDFQRRAALDTVQRVRGVTSVANALTLRDAAGPADLSERINKALQRQAALDASRIRVEVAGGTVTLSGPLRNINECRAAREAAWDAPGVRAVIDNMWVGA; encoded by the coding sequence GTGACCTTGCGGGGTGAGGTCGATCAGGATTTCCAGCGCCGCGCCGCATTGGACACCGTACAAAGGGTACGCGGCGTGACGTCAGTGGCCAACGCGCTGACCCTGCGGGATGCCGCTGGTCCGGCGGATTTGTCCGAGCGCATCAACAAGGCGCTCCAACGGCAGGCTGCGCTGGATGCCTCACGGATCCGTGTCGAGGTTGCAGGCGGCACGGTTACGCTCTCTGGCCCTTTACGCAATATCAACGAATGCCGCGCCGCTCGAGAAGCCGCTTGGGATGCGCCGGGTGTGCGTGCCGTTATCGACAACATGTGGGTGGGCGCCTAG
- the chrA gene encoding chromate efflux transporter yields the protein MSSSRHARVIGSIEVLAVFLKLGLMSFGGPVAHIGYFRREFVERRRWLDEATFTDLVGLCQFLPGPASSQVGFSIGLLRAGWLGGLAAWCGFTLPSVGLLIAFAAVAPVLNGHVGSALIHGLKLVAVAVVAQAVTDMARRLCPDYRRAGIALAVVGLLGIVTSGYAQIAAIVLGAGLGLVLCRHLALPGGADTAGHRTEFRVSRRAGAMALAAFCVLLFGLPAMSQASLGDAVRVFDAFYRSGALVFGGGHVVLPLLQEQTVATGWVTSNDFLAGYGAAQAVPGPLFTFAAFLGWMKVGAPNHLGGALLATVGIFLPGLLLVVAALPYWQALRAQQSTAALLAGVNAAVVGLLASALYSPVWTSAVHSQRDFAIAAIGFLLLTRWKLPPLAVVAFCAVAGGAEAYLR from the coding sequence ATGTCTTCTTCGCGCCATGCACGAGTGATTGGGTCCATTGAGGTTCTGGCGGTCTTTCTCAAGCTCGGGCTGATGTCCTTCGGCGGGCCTGTCGCCCACATCGGCTACTTTCGACGCGAATTCGTCGAGCGTCGGCGGTGGCTCGACGAGGCAACCTTCACCGATCTGGTCGGCCTGTGCCAGTTCTTGCCCGGGCCGGCCAGCAGCCAGGTCGGGTTTTCGATTGGCTTGCTACGCGCGGGGTGGCTCGGAGGCTTGGCGGCCTGGTGCGGGTTCACGCTGCCGTCGGTTGGGTTGCTGATCGCCTTCGCGGCGGTGGCACCGGTACTGAACGGCCATGTTGGCAGCGCGCTGATTCACGGCTTGAAGCTGGTGGCGGTTGCCGTCGTCGCGCAGGCCGTGACGGACATGGCGCGCCGGCTGTGTCCGGATTACCGTCGCGCTGGCATCGCGCTTGCCGTCGTCGGCCTGCTGGGCATCGTGACCTCCGGCTACGCTCAGATTGCCGCCATTGTGCTGGGGGCAGGGCTGGGCCTCGTGCTATGCCGGCATCTGGCGCTACCCGGCGGCGCTGATACGGCCGGGCATCGTACGGAGTTTCGTGTTTCCCGACGCGCTGGCGCGATGGCGCTTGCGGCTTTCTGCGTGTTGCTGTTCGGTCTGCCGGCGATGTCGCAAGCAAGCCTCGGCGACGCTGTGCGCGTGTTCGACGCGTTCTACCGTTCCGGCGCGCTGGTCTTTGGCGGCGGCCATGTCGTGCTTCCGCTTCTGCAGGAGCAAACCGTGGCGACGGGGTGGGTCACATCAAACGATTTTCTCGCTGGATACGGCGCCGCACAGGCCGTTCCCGGTCCTTTGTTCACGTTCGCCGCGTTTCTTGGCTGGATGAAGGTCGGGGCGCCCAACCATCTGGGCGGCGCGCTGCTCGCCACGGTGGGCATCTTTCTGCCGGGACTGCTGCTGGTTGTTGCAGCGTTGCCCTATTGGCAAGCCTTGCGTGCGCAGCAGTCCACGGCCGCGCTGCTCGCGGGGGTGAATGCCGCAGTCGTTGGCTTGCTGGCAAGCGCGTTGTACTCGCCGGTCTGGACCAGCGCGGTGCATTCGCAACGCGATTTTGCGATTGCCGCGATCGGGTTCCTTCTGCTTACGCGGTGGAAACTTCCGCCCCTCGCCGTCGTTGCCTTTTGCGCGGTCGCCGGTGGCGCGGAAGCCTACCTGCGATAG
- a CDS encoding flavodoxin family protein has translation MEKNLIVYYSRTGTARQVAEQMAAQSGWQLAEVSDEYPRAGFFGDLRCVVETVFHKRAKYRYAGPPLDEVDQVVVMAPIWMGHLASPMRDFLADQSPFSANLSVICVMASRGAFRAVEEIARITASLPAPVLALCQRDVLSGLSQQEIAGFIEQVKTAGKWAQSKQRPAWLSPTEA, from the coding sequence ATGGAAAAGAACTTGATCGTGTACTACTCGCGCACCGGTACTGCGCGCCAGGTAGCAGAGCAGATGGCAGCACAAAGCGGCTGGCAGCTCGCCGAAGTCTCGGATGAATACCCGCGAGCCGGTTTTTTCGGTGACCTGCGTTGCGTTGTCGAGACGGTTTTCCACAAGCGTGCCAAGTATCGCTACGCAGGACCGCCACTCGACGAGGTCGACCAGGTCGTCGTGATGGCGCCGATCTGGATGGGCCACCTGGCCTCGCCCATGCGGGACTTCTTGGCTGACCAGTCGCCGTTCTCGGCGAATCTCTCGGTGATCTGTGTCATGGCTTCGCGCGGGGCGTTCCGTGCCGTCGAGGAGATCGCACGCATCACCGCCAGCCTTCCGGCCCCCGTCCTCGCGCTTTGCCAGCGCGACGTGCTCAGCGGTCTTTCGCAGCAAGAGATCGCAGGCTTCATCGAGCAGGTGAAGACTGCCGGCAAATGGGCGCAATCCAAGCAGCGGCCGGCGTGGCTCTCGCCCACCGAAGCCTGA